CTCGGCGCAGGTGGATGGAGGCGTGGTGCCGGTGGAGAACTGCCTGGCAGGCCCTGTCTCCGAGAACGTGGACCTGCTGCTGGAGTTCTCCCTGCCCATCACGGGAGAGCTGTCGCTCCGCATCCGCCACTGTTTGGTGGCGCCGGAGGGCATAACGCTCGAAGAACTGGAGCGTGTCCTCTCCCATCCGCAGGCACTGGCCCAGTGCGCGGGCTTCCTGCGGCAGCACCGCCTTACTCCGGTGCCGGAGGGTGACACGGCGGGCGCGGCTCGGCGCGTGGCGGAGCTGAAGCCCCCGCGTACGGCTGCGATCGCCAGCCGGACAGCGGCGACCCTCTACGGCCTGACCATCCTCCGGGAGAACATCGAGGACGCCCCGGACAACCGCACCCGGTTCGTTGCGCTGAGCGCTGTCCCGGTTCTCAAGGGGTCTCAGAGGAAGACGGCGCTGGCGCTCACGGTGGAGAACACGCCGGGATCGCTCCACACGGTGCTGGGCGTGTTTGCCCGGCATGGGCTCAACCTCATCCGGCTGGAGAGCCGTCCCCAGCGCCGCCCGTGGGAGTACGTCTTCTGCCTGGACTTTGAAGGAGCGCTCGAGGAACCCCGTGTGAGCGAGGCGCTCGAGGAGGCC
This region of Hyalangium minutum genomic DNA includes:
- the pheA gene encoding prephenate dehydratase → MGNSRIAFQGERGAYSEEATRALFGPNVEAVPCPNFRAVFERVASAQVDGGVVPVENCLAGPVSENVDLLLEFSLPITGELSLRIRHCLVAPEGITLEELERVLSHPQALAQCAGFLRQHRLTPVPEGDTAGAARRVAELKPPRTAAIASRTAATLYGLTILRENIEDAPDNRTRFVALSAVPVLKGSQRKTALALTVENTPGSLHTVLGVFARHGLNLIRLESRPQRRPWEYVFCLDFEGALEEPRVSEALEEASRLCRSFRVLGSYHVAD